In the Pelorhabdus rhamnosifermentans genome, GGCGGATCAAAAAATAGATGCATCGGGATTGCAGTGTCCGGGACCGATTATGCAGGTATACAAAACGCTGGGAGAAATGAAGGCGGATCAAATTCTGGAAGTAACCGTGACTGATCCGGCTTTCACGAATGATGTAACGGCCTGGTGCCGTACGACAGGAAATCGTTTGTTGGCAATAAAGACATCCGATTTAGTTACTATTGCCTATATTCAAAAGAAAAACTCCGGTATTTCAGCTGATGTGCCGATTGGTGGACATGATAAGACACTCGTCGTTTTTAGCAGCGATTTGGATAAAGCCATGGCTTCATTTATTATTGCTAATGGAGCAGCGGCGATGGGGCGAAAAGTTACCATGTTCTTTACCTTTTGGGGATTGAATATTTTACGGAAAACGCAGTCGATCGAGGTCAAAAAGACCTTTTTAGAGCGTATGTTTGGTATCATGATGCCGCGCGGCTCACAAAGATTAGCTTTGTCTAAGCTCAATATGGGGGGCGTAGGGAGCAAATTGATGCGGTATATGATGAATACTAAACAAATTGCTCCGCTAGAAGATTTAATGGAACAGGCTAAAGGACAGGGAGTTCGGCTTATGGCTTGCAGTATGTCCATGGATGTTATGGGTATCAAGCGCGAAGAACTGATTGACGGCATCGAAATCGGCGGAGTCGCCACTTATTTGAGTGCTGCCGAATTGGCTGATACTAATTTATTTATCTAAAGTGATAAAATACGGGGGATCTTATGCAGAATCTGAAACAGTATGAAAAGCAAAGTGAGCTATTAAAAGCCTTGGCTCATCCAGTACGACTTTGTATTGTAAAGGGATTGATTGAAAATCAGTGTAATGTTACGAAAATGCAGGAATGCTTAGGACTTCCGCAATCGACTGTATCGCAGCATTTGGCAAAGTTAAAGGCTGCCGGTATTATTGAAGGCGAGCGCAAGGGTCTTGAAATTTGTTA is a window encoding:
- a CDS encoding ArsR/SmtB family transcription factor, which codes for MQNLKQYEKQSELLKALAHPVRLCIVKGLIENQCNVTKMQECLGLPQSTVSQHLAKLKAAGIIEGERKGLEICYKVVNKEVCEIAEVLFH